Proteins from a single region of Gordonia hongkongensis:
- the inhA gene encoding NADH-dependent enoyl-ACP reductase InhA → MSGILDGKTVLITGIITDASIAFHAAAMAQEQGATVLITGIPERLRLIDRIAKRLPKEVPPAVGLDVTNEDDLGALAGKLAELAPQGIDGVMHSIAFAPRTLMGPEAKPFLEGPGPDAAKAFEISAWSYASLARAVLPAMNEGGSIVGMDFDPRTAMPYYNWMGVAKAALESVNRYVAREVGNAKNIRSNLVAAGPIKTLAAKAIAGTATDDAKQLNMLNEYWDGASPIGWDVDDPTVVAKSVCALLSDWLPATTGSIVYVDGGASHNTWFPEGMTTGS, encoded by the coding sequence CTCATCACGGGCATCATCACCGATGCGTCGATCGCCTTCCACGCCGCCGCCATGGCGCAGGAGCAGGGCGCCACGGTCCTCATCACCGGCATCCCGGAACGGCTCCGGTTGATCGATCGGATCGCCAAGCGGTTGCCGAAGGAGGTGCCGCCGGCCGTCGGGCTCGACGTCACCAACGAGGACGATCTCGGCGCGCTCGCCGGGAAGCTCGCCGAGCTGGCGCCGCAGGGCATCGACGGCGTCATGCACTCGATCGCCTTCGCGCCGCGCACCTTGATGGGTCCCGAGGCCAAGCCGTTCCTGGAGGGGCCGGGCCCCGACGCCGCCAAGGCCTTCGAGATCTCGGCGTGGAGCTACGCCTCGCTCGCCCGCGCCGTGCTCCCCGCCATGAACGAGGGCGGCTCCATCGTGGGCATGGACTTCGATCCCCGCACCGCGATGCCGTACTACAACTGGATGGGTGTGGCGAAGGCCGCGCTCGAGTCGGTGAACCGGTACGTGGCGCGCGAAGTGGGCAACGCGAAGAACATCCGGTCGAACCTGGTGGCCGCCGGCCCGATCAAGACCCTGGCCGCGAAGGCGATCGCGGGTACCGCGACCGATGACGCCAAGCAGCTCAACATGCTCAACGAGTACTGGGACGGCGCGTCCCCGATCGGCTGGGACGTCGACGACCCCACCGTCGTCGCGAAGTCGGTGTGTGCGCTCCTCAGCGACTGGCTGCCGGCGACCACCGGTTCCATCGTCTACGTCGACGGTGGCGCCAGCCACAACACCTGGTTCCCGGAGGGCATGACCACCGGCTCATGA
- a CDS encoding ferrochelatase — protein MSSPAPGDTAPVDPAPFDAVLFLSFGGPDGPEDVMPFLENVTRGRGIPRERLESVAEHYLHFGGVSPINRLNLEMIDALRAELDRRGVDLPVYFGNRNWHPMVEDTLAEMYRAGHRRILVFPTSAWGGYSGCRQYHEDIDRAVTALADREPTSREPDGAVVLRKLPQYWSHPAFVAAGADAVSRALDALGPGEGPPRLVFTAHSVPTSADEASGPAADGGKLYSRQVLAASQAVADELGVADFDQVWQSRSGPPQIPWLEPDICDHLESLAAEGVRRVVVYPVGFISDHLEVIWDLDNEAAEVAERLGLDYVRADTVGPDPRFISMIGEFVEAYAGGLGDLSAMGCGDNGSTCRDRCCVPAARPRSAARPSDRA, from the coding sequence ATGAGTTCGCCAGCACCGGGGGACACCGCGCCCGTCGATCCCGCTCCGTTCGATGCCGTCCTGTTCCTGTCGTTCGGCGGACCGGACGGGCCCGAGGACGTGATGCCGTTCCTGGAGAACGTCACTCGCGGTCGGGGAATCCCGCGCGAACGGCTCGAGTCGGTGGCCGAGCACTACCTGCACTTCGGCGGCGTCTCACCGATCAACCGGCTCAACCTCGAGATGATCGATGCCCTGCGTGCCGAGCTCGACCGACGTGGTGTCGACCTCCCGGTGTATTTCGGCAACCGCAACTGGCACCCGATGGTCGAGGACACCCTGGCCGAGATGTACCGCGCCGGTCATCGCCGGATCCTCGTGTTCCCGACCTCGGCGTGGGGCGGCTACTCGGGGTGCCGGCAGTATCACGAGGACATCGACCGGGCGGTGACGGCGCTTGCCGACCGTGAACCGACGAGCCGCGAACCCGACGGTGCGGTGGTGCTCCGCAAGCTCCCGCAGTACTGGTCGCATCCGGCGTTCGTCGCGGCCGGGGCCGACGCGGTGAGCCGCGCTCTGGACGCACTCGGGCCCGGCGAGGGGCCGCCACGGCTGGTGTTCACCGCCCATTCGGTCCCGACCTCGGCCGATGAGGCGTCGGGTCCGGCGGCCGACGGCGGGAAGCTGTACTCGCGCCAGGTGCTGGCGGCGTCGCAGGCGGTCGCCGACGAGCTCGGCGTCGCCGACTTCGATCAGGTCTGGCAGTCACGGTCGGGTCCACCGCAGATCCCGTGGCTGGAGCCGGACATCTGTGACCATCTGGAGAGCCTTGCCGCGGAGGGTGTTCGACGGGTGGTCGTCTACCCGGTCGGGTTCATCTCCGACCATCTCGAGGTGATCTGGGATCTCGACAACGAGGCCGCGGAGGTCGCCGAGCGCCTCGGCCTGGACTATGTCCGCGCCGACACCGTGGGTCCCGATCCGCGGTTCATCTCGATGATCGGCGAATTCGTGGAGGCCTACGCCGGGGGCTTGGGCGACCTGTCGGCGATGGGATGCGGAGACAACGGCAGCACCTGTCGAGACCGGTGCTGTGTGCCCGCGGCGCGGCCTAGATCTGCGGCGAGGCCATCTGACCGCGCGTAG
- a CDS encoding DUF3097 domain-containing protein, translating into MDDRYGRDVLSQPRRAKPRPAEVAADRDLVVEDAATGFCGAVVGLEKSYAGDLVRLEDRRGQTRVFLMHPGAFLIDGRPVTLVRPRTRGPQQPAMTASGSRAAPRARARTARASRLFVEGVHDATLLERVWGDDLRAEGVVVVSLDGLDNLEAALDEFQPAPHRRAGVLVDHLVAGSKEAQLTAEVGEHVLVCGHPYIDVWEAVKPASVKIPAWPHIPRGTDWKTGVCAELGWGDPRDGWRRVLGGVSSFRDLEVDLLRSVEELIDFVTAAEEPR; encoded by the coding sequence ATGGATGACCGCTACGGACGCGATGTGCTCTCCCAGCCCCGTCGGGCGAAGCCGCGTCCCGCGGAGGTCGCCGCGGATCGCGATCTGGTCGTCGAGGACGCCGCCACCGGCTTCTGCGGTGCGGTCGTCGGGCTCGAGAAGAGCTACGCCGGCGATCTCGTCCGGCTGGAGGACCGGCGAGGTCAGACGCGGGTGTTCCTGATGCACCCCGGCGCGTTCCTCATCGACGGTCGGCCGGTGACGCTCGTACGGCCGCGCACCAGGGGCCCGCAGCAGCCGGCCATGACGGCTTCGGGATCGCGAGCCGCACCTCGCGCCCGCGCGCGGACCGCGCGCGCCAGCCGGCTCTTCGTCGAGGGCGTGCACGACGCGACACTCCTCGAGCGCGTGTGGGGTGACGACCTCCGCGCGGAGGGCGTGGTCGTCGTCAGCCTCGACGGCCTCGACAACCTCGAGGCGGCACTCGACGAATTCCAGCCGGCACCGCATCGCCGGGCCGGTGTCCTCGTCGACCATCTGGTGGCGGGTTCCAAAGAAGCACAACTCACCGCCGAGGTCGGGGAGCACGTCCTCGTGTGCGGGCATCCCTACATCGACGTCTGGGAGGCGGTGAAGCCGGCGTCGGTGAAGATCCCGGCGTGGCCGCACATCCCGCGGGGCACCGACTGGAAGACCGGGGTGTGTGCCGAGCTCGGCTGGGGGGACCCTCGTGACGGCTGGCGCCGGGTGTTGGGCGGGGTGAGCAGTTTCCGGGATCTCGAGGTCGATCTGCTGCGGTCGGTGGAAGAACTCATCGATTTCGTGACCGCGGCCGAAGAGCCCAGGTGA
- a CDS encoding NfeD family protein, producing the protein MSALLWLAAAIVLVVAEMFGGELVLLMLAGGAFAAAGVDFAFETPLWVEGLVFALVSVLLLVAVRPIARKHMLNRPAVLMNTEALEGRPAVVTEQVDARDGRVKIGGDVWSARTMDPTQVLEPGTHVTVVEIDGATAVVWRA; encoded by the coding sequence ATGAGCGCCCTGCTGTGGTTGGCGGCCGCGATCGTCCTGGTGGTCGCGGAGATGTTCGGTGGCGAACTCGTCCTGCTCATGCTCGCCGGGGGCGCATTCGCGGCCGCCGGTGTCGATTTCGCGTTCGAGACGCCGCTGTGGGTCGAGGGGCTGGTCTTCGCGCTCGTCTCGGTGCTGCTGCTGGTTGCGGTCCGTCCGATCGCCCGTAAGCACATGCTGAACCGTCCGGCGGTCCTGATGAACACCGAGGCGCTCGAGGGTCGGCCGGCGGTGGTGACCGAACAGGTCGACGCCCGTGACGGACGCGTCAAGATCGGCGGCGACGTGTGGTCGGCCCGCACGATGGACCCGACCCAGGTGCTCGAACCCGGAACCCACGTGACCGTCGTGGAGATCGACGGCGCGACCGCGGTGGTGTGGCGCGCCTGA
- a CDS encoding SPFH domain-containing protein: MEYEIFGLTVIVLLVLLVVVMLVKSVALIPQAEAAVIERLGRYTRTVSGQLTLLLPFIDRIRARVDVRERVVSFPPQPVITEDNLTLSIDTVVYFQVTNPRAAVYEIDDYIAGVEQLTITTLRNVVGGMTLEETLTSRDSINGQLRGVLDEATGRWGLRVARVELKSIMPPPSIQESMEKQMKADREKRATILSAEGQRESAIKTAEGNKQSQILAAEGAKQAAILAAEADRQSRILRAQGDRAASYLNAQGEAKAIEKTFAAIKAAKPTPELLAYQYLQQLPEMAKGEGSKVWVVPSDFGSALQGFAKSFGVQGDDGVFRYEPADSPPSPIDDSETEDWFSMASDPKVAQAVAEAEAVARTPVAPEITARASRASRHASPVGSEPAELTDGAWSQPVQPEEPGPAEPTT, encoded by the coding sequence ATGGAGTACGAGATCTTCGGCCTGACCGTCATCGTTTTGCTCGTGTTGCTCGTGGTGGTGATGCTGGTCAAGTCCGTCGCCCTCATCCCGCAGGCGGAGGCCGCGGTCATCGAGCGACTGGGCCGCTACACCCGCACCGTGTCCGGCCAGCTCACCCTGCTGTTGCCGTTCATCGACCGCATCCGCGCCCGCGTCGACGTCCGTGAACGAGTGGTGTCGTTCCCGCCGCAGCCGGTCATCACCGAGGACAACCTGACGCTGTCCATCGACACCGTCGTCTACTTCCAGGTCACCAATCCCCGCGCCGCCGTGTACGAGATCGACGACTACATCGCCGGCGTCGAGCAGCTGACGATCACGACGCTGCGCAACGTGGTCGGCGGGATGACGCTCGAGGAGACCCTGACCTCCCGCGATTCCATCAACGGCCAGCTACGCGGAGTCCTCGACGAGGCGACCGGCCGCTGGGGCCTCCGGGTCGCGCGCGTCGAGCTGAAGTCGATCATGCCGCCGCCGTCGATCCAGGAGTCGATGGAGAAGCAGATGAAGGCCGACCGCGAGAAGCGGGCGACGATCCTCTCGGCCGAGGGCCAGCGCGAGTCGGCGATCAAGACCGCCGAGGGAAACAAGCAGTCGCAGATCCTCGCCGCCGAGGGTGCCAAGCAGGCCGCGATCCTTGCGGCCGAGGCGGATCGGCAGTCGCGCATCCTGCGGGCGCAGGGCGACCGCGCCGCGTCGTACCTCAACGCCCAGGGTGAGGCGAAGGCGATCGAGAAGACCTTCGCGGCGATCAAGGCGGCCAAGCCGACCCCGGAACTCCTGGCCTACCAGTATCTGCAGCAGTTGCCCGAGATGGCCAAGGGCGAGGGCAGCAAGGTGTGGGTGGTGCCGTCCGACTTCGGTTCGGCCCTCCAGGGTTTCGCGAAATCCTTCGGTGTCCAGGGAGACGACGGCGTGTTCCGGTACGAGCCGGCCGACTCGCCGCCCTCGCCGATCGACGACTCGGAGACCGAGGACTGGTTCTCGATGGCCTCCGATCCCAAGGTCGCCCAGGCCGTCGCCGAGGCGGAGGCGGTGGCCCGCACCCCGGTCGCGCCCGAGATCACCGCTCGTGCGTCGCGCGCGTCGCGCCATGCGTCGCCGGTGGGGTCCGAGCCGGCCGAGCTCACCGATGGTGCGTGGTCCCAGCCCGTACAGCCCGAGGAGCCGGGGCCGGCCGAGCCCACGACCTGA
- a CDS encoding TVP38/TMEM64 family protein, producing MPDRSTVSEDVAGPTAADAEIADAASAGDGHPPMSGRRRADRRILRRALVAAVLLAAVLAASYFVPLPSISSVRDWGADLGPAFVWLFFLAYAVVTIAPIPRSTFTVMSGIFFGPLVGFAGAMIASSVAAVAAFVLVRRVGRDRVQPYLKAPVVRAVEYRLERRGWLAVGSLRFIAACPFSVANYCSALSSVLLAPYAIASILGMAPGTAAVVMLGDSLTGDTHPLQLAVTGGLFAIGIAGLVLDSRLPVSSSDATSAAT from the coding sequence GTGCCCGATCGATCCACTGTCAGCGAGGATGTCGCCGGCCCGACCGCGGCCGACGCGGAGATCGCGGACGCGGCGAGCGCCGGAGACGGTCACCCGCCGATGTCGGGCCGTCGTCGGGCCGATCGACGGATCCTGCGCCGGGCTCTCGTCGCCGCCGTGCTCCTCGCCGCCGTCCTGGCCGCGTCCTACTTCGTCCCGCTGCCCTCGATCTCGAGCGTCCGCGACTGGGGCGCGGATCTGGGACCGGCCTTCGTGTGGTTGTTCTTCCTCGCCTACGCGGTCGTCACCATCGCCCCGATCCCGCGGTCGACGTTCACGGTCATGTCCGGGATCTTCTTCGGACCGCTGGTCGGTTTCGCGGGGGCGATGATCGCCTCGTCGGTGGCGGCGGTGGCAGCCTTCGTCCTGGTCCGCCGCGTCGGACGCGACCGCGTGCAGCCGTATCTGAAGGCACCGGTGGTCCGTGCCGTCGAGTACCGGCTCGAGCGTCGTGGCTGGTTGGCGGTCGGGTCGCTGCGGTTCATCGCGGCATGCCCGTTCTCGGTGGCGAACTACTGCTCGGCTCTGTCCTCGGTGCTTCTCGCGCCGTACGCGATTGCCAGCATCCTCGGTATGGCCCCCGGCACCGCAGCGGTGGTCATGCTGGGCGATTCCCTGACCGGTGACACGCATCCCCTCCAGCTCGCGGTCACCGGTGGCCTCTTTGCGATCGGCATCGCCGGTCTGGTGCTCGACTCCCGCCTGCCGGTCTCGTCGTCGGACGCAACAAGCGCAGCGACTTGA
- a CDS encoding methylmalonyl-CoA mutase family protein, translating into MPQQTDQPKPESELDDAYQAWSTAAAAVLAKSRRVDVDELPDTPEALLSTDTADGLTIRPLYTRRDELAEPGVPGRFPFVRGADPARDVTTGWRVTERFGDDATPAADLNELILEAMANGTSGLWLSVSRPGDGLGVADLATALRGVYLDLVPVTLDAGTEGIAAARELLGLKEKAQAAPVAAAPTAATVHSFGLSPLTAAFSGRATVDPDEATALAASGLPDGVRTFRVDGSDFATAGADNGLELALTVAAAVAHLRDLTAAGLLPEAALRQITFGVSADDDQFATIAKFRALRKIWARVAEVVGAPEVGGALTHGVTDLSMYSQRDPWVNMLRSTIAAFGAGVGGADQLTVLGYDATIPADKRTSSASFSRRIARNTQLLLLEESNIGRVLDPAGGSWFVESLTDDLATNAWTVFTEVEAAGGYRVALDTGWIAEKVDASLARRDTEVAHRRISVTGVNEFPNIDERALSETTGAPASAVTDVVTGTPRLARIGRAFEELRDRSDVVLAEHGARPSILLIPLGSVAEHNGRTTFVANFLGAGGITVVNPGPLTADKVGDAVAGANTPIAVLCGTKARYAEEGPAALAAARAAGLSTVLLAGPDKEWPEGDDRPDGSLRVGIDAVSTLGDLLDQLVSTSPKTAGATA; encoded by the coding sequence ATGCCACAGCAAACTGACCAGCCCAAACCCGAGTCAGAACTCGACGACGCCTACCAGGCGTGGTCGACGGCCGCCGCGGCCGTTCTGGCGAAGTCGCGACGCGTCGACGTCGACGAGCTGCCCGACACACCCGAGGCGCTGCTCTCGACCGACACCGCCGACGGGCTGACCATCCGGCCGCTCTACACACGTCGCGACGAACTCGCCGAGCCCGGTGTCCCCGGTCGCTTCCCGTTCGTCCGCGGCGCCGACCCCGCGCGTGACGTCACCACCGGCTGGCGCGTCACGGAACGGTTCGGCGACGACGCGACGCCGGCGGCGGACCTCAACGAGCTCATCCTGGAGGCGATGGCCAACGGGACGAGCGGTCTCTGGCTCTCGGTGAGCAGGCCCGGTGACGGGCTGGGGGTTGCCGACCTCGCGACGGCGCTGCGCGGCGTCTACCTCGATCTGGTGCCGGTGACCCTCGATGCGGGCACCGAGGGTATCGCGGCGGCCCGCGAACTGCTCGGCCTGAAGGAAAAGGCCCAGGCCGCTCCGGTCGCCGCCGCTCCGACGGCGGCCACCGTCCACTCCTTCGGCCTGTCGCCGCTGACGGCCGCGTTCTCGGGCCGGGCGACCGTCGATCCCGACGAGGCCACGGCCCTCGCCGCATCCGGGCTGCCCGACGGGGTCCGTACCTTCCGGGTGGACGGCAGCGACTTCGCCACCGCCGGTGCCGACAACGGCCTCGAACTCGCACTCACGGTGGCGGCCGCGGTCGCCCACCTCCGTGATCTCACCGCGGCCGGCCTCTTACCCGAGGCCGCGCTGCGTCAGATCACCTTCGGCGTCTCCGCCGACGACGACCAATTCGCCACGATCGCGAAATTCCGTGCGCTGCGCAAGATCTGGGCTCGGGTGGCCGAGGTCGTCGGCGCACCCGAGGTCGGCGGAGCGCTGACCCACGGCGTGACCGATCTGTCGATGTACTCCCAGCGGGACCCGTGGGTCAACATGCTGCGCAGCACCATCGCGGCATTCGGCGCCGGGGTCGGCGGCGCCGACCAGCTGACCGTCCTGGGCTACGACGCGACCATCCCGGCGGACAAGCGCACCTCGAGCGCGTCCTTCTCGCGACGCATCGCCCGTAACACCCAGCTGCTGCTGCTCGAGGAGTCCAACATCGGACGCGTCCTCGATCCGGCCGGCGGCTCGTGGTTCGTCGAGTCCCTGACCGACGATCTCGCCACGAACGCCTGGACGGTGTTCACCGAGGTCGAGGCCGCCGGCGGTTACCGTGTCGCGCTCGACACGGGCTGGATCGCCGAGAAGGTCGACGCCTCCCTCGCTCGCCGCGACACCGAGGTCGCGCATCGCCGCATCTCGGTCACCGGCGTCAACGAGTTCCCCAACATCGACGAGCGCGCACTGTCGGAGACGACGGGGGCCCCGGCTTCCGCGGTCACCGACGTTGTCACCGGTACGCCGCGCCTCGCGCGGATCGGACGCGCCTTCGAGGAACTGCGGGACCGGTCCGATGTCGTGCTCGCCGAGCACGGTGCACGGCCGTCGATCCTGCTCATCCCGCTCGGCAGCGTCGCCGAACACAACGGCCGCACCACCTTCGTCGCGAACTTCCTGGGTGCCGGCGGCATCACCGTCGTCAACCCCGGTCCGCTGACCGCGGACAAGGTCGGCGACGCGGTGGCCGGGGCGAACACCCCGATCGCGGTCCTCTGCGGAACCAAGGCGCGCTATGCCGAAGAGGGGCCCGCCGCACTCGCGGCCGCTCGCGCGGCCGGTCTGTCGACAGTGCTCCTCGCCGGACCGGACAAGGAATGGCCCGAGGGCGACGATCGTCCCGACGGTTCGCTGCGCGTCGGCATCGATGCGGTGAGCACCCTCGGCGACCTTCTCGACCAGCTGGTCTCGACATCCCCGAAGACGGCGGGAGCAACGGCATGA
- the scpA gene encoding methylmalonyl-CoA mutase: MTQTEPDLTQTIPNFAGIGLTSDDAGATTADGAAVTEELASAHGYSVDQVTWSTPEQIDVTPVYTRAERDAVLDDAEHPYPLDSVPGAAPFIRGPYPTMYVNQPWTIRQYAGFSTAAESNAFYRRNLAAGQKGLSVAFDLATHRGYDSDHPRVAGDVGMAGVAIDSILDMRQLFDGIDLGSVSVSMTMNGAVLPILALYVVAAEEQGVPPEKLAGTIQNDILKEFMVRNTYIYPPKPSMRIISNIFEYTSQKMPKFNSISISGYHIQEAGATADLELAYTLADGVEYIRAGLEAGLDIDKFAPRLSFFWGIGMNFFMEVAKLRAARLLWSELVAEFGPKNAKSLSLRTHSQTSGWSLTAQDVFNNVARTCVEAMAATQGHTQSLHTNALDEAIALPTDFSARIARNTQLLLQQESGTTRPIDPWAGSNYVEWLTHQLAQKARKHIREVEEAGGMTQAINEGLPKLRIEEAAARTQARIDSGQQPLVGVNKYQVADDEEIEVLKVENSKVRAEQLEKLDRLRGQRDSAAVEAALADLTRAAASSEGGLENNLMALAIEAARHQATVGEISEALEKVYGRHQAEIKTISGVYRHEAGEVSNIDAAIEAVRQFAEAEGRQPRVLVAKMGQDGHDRGQKVIATAFADLGFDVDVGPLFATPEEVAAQAADNDVHVVGVSSLAAGHLTLVPALRKALREVGREDIMVVVGGVIPPGDFAELYEAGAAAIFPPGSVIADSAVELIGKLADTLGLELPGATAN; the protein is encoded by the coding sequence ATGACCCAGACCGAACCCGATCTGACACAGACGATTCCGAACTTCGCCGGAATCGGTCTGACATCGGACGACGCCGGTGCGACGACCGCTGATGGTGCCGCGGTCACCGAGGAACTCGCCTCGGCGCACGGCTACTCGGTGGACCAGGTCACCTGGAGCACCCCGGAGCAGATCGACGTCACGCCGGTGTACACGCGCGCCGAGCGCGACGCCGTCCTCGACGATGCCGAACATCCGTACCCGCTCGACTCCGTTCCCGGTGCCGCACCGTTCATCCGGGGCCCGTACCCGACGATGTACGTCAACCAGCCGTGGACCATCCGCCAGTACGCCGGCTTCTCGACCGCGGCCGAATCCAACGCCTTCTACCGCCGCAACCTCGCGGCCGGCCAGAAGGGACTGTCGGTCGCATTCGACCTCGCGACCCACCGCGGCTACGACTCCGACCATCCGCGCGTCGCCGGTGACGTCGGCATGGCCGGTGTGGCGATCGACTCGATCCTCGACATGCGTCAGCTCTTCGACGGGATCGACCTCGGCAGCGTGTCGGTGTCGATGACGATGAACGGCGCGGTGCTGCCGATCCTCGCGCTCTACGTCGTGGCCGCCGAGGAGCAGGGTGTGCCGCCGGAGAAACTGGCCGGGACCATCCAGAACGACATCCTCAAAGAGTTCATGGTCCGCAACACCTACATCTATCCGCCGAAGCCGTCGATGCGGATCATCTCCAACATCTTCGAGTACACCAGCCAGAAGATGCCGAAGTTCAACTCGATCTCGATCTCCGGCTATCACATCCAGGAGGCCGGGGCGACGGCCGATCTGGAGCTGGCCTACACGCTCGCCGACGGCGTCGAGTACATCCGCGCCGGACTCGAGGCCGGCCTGGACATCGACAAGTTCGCCCCGCGACTGTCGTTCTTCTGGGGCATCGGCATGAACTTCTTCATGGAGGTCGCGAAGCTGCGTGCGGCGCGTCTGCTGTGGAGCGAGCTCGTCGCCGAGTTCGGTCCGAAGAACGCGAAATCGCTGTCGCTGCGCACACATTCGCAGACCTCCGGCTGGTCGCTGACCGCCCAGGACGTGTTCAACAACGTGGCCCGCACCTGCGTCGAGGCGATGGCCGCCACGCAGGGCCACACCCAGTCGCTGCACACCAACGCCCTCGACGAGGCCATCGCGCTGCCGACCGACTTCTCGGCCCGCATCGCGCGCAACACCCAGCTGCTCCTGCAGCAGGAGTCGGGAACCACTCGTCCGATCGATCCGTGGGCCGGTTCGAACTACGTCGAGTGGCTCACGCATCAGCTGGCGCAGAAGGCGCGCAAGCACATCCGCGAGGTCGAGGAGGCCGGCGGCATGACGCAGGCCATCAACGAGGGCCTGCCGAAGCTGCGCATCGAGGAGGCCGCGGCGCGCACCCAGGCGCGTATCGACTCCGGCCAGCAGCCGTTGGTGGGCGTGAACAAGTACCAGGTCGCCGACGACGAGGAGATCGAGGTCCTCAAGGTCGAGAACTCGAAGGTGCGCGCCGAGCAGCTCGAGAAGCTGGACCGTCTTCGCGGACAACGCGATTCGGCTGCGGTCGAGGCGGCCCTGGCCGATCTCACCCGCGCCGCCGCGTCGTCGGAGGGCGGCCTGGAGAACAACCTGATGGCGCTGGCCATCGAGGCAGCACGGCATCAGGCGACGGTCGGTGAGATCTCCGAGGCACTCGAGAAGGTCTATGGTCGCCATCAGGCGGAGATCAAGACGATCAGCGGGGTGTACCGACATGAGGCGGGCGAGGTGAGCAACATCGACGCGGCGATCGAGGCCGTGCGCCAGTTCGCCGAGGCGGAGGGCCGCCAGCCGCGTGTCCTGGTCGCGAAGATGGGCCAGGACGGTCACGACCGCGGCCAGAAGGTGATCGCGACCGCGTTCGCCGACCTCGGCTTCGACGTCGACGTGGGCCCGCTGTTCGCCACGCCGGAGGAGGTGGCCGCGCAGGCCGCCGACAACGACGTGCACGTGGTGGGTGTGTCGTCGCTGGCCGCCGGGCACCTGACGCTGGTCCCGGCCCTGCGTAAGGCGCTGCGCGAGGTCGGCCGCGAGGACATCATGGTGGTCGTCGGCGGCGTGATCCCGCCCGGCGACTTCGCCGAACTGTACGAGGCCGGCGCCGCCGCGATCTTCCCGCCCGGATCGGTCATCGCCGACTCGGCCGTGGAACTCATCGGCAAGCTCGCCGACACCCTCGGCCTGGAACTGCCCGGGGCGACCGCGAACTGA
- the meaB gene encoding methylmalonyl Co-A mutase-associated GTPase MeaB, which produces MAVQPRRPIDVDALADAVLADRRADLARAITLVESKRADHRAAAQELLLKLTPHAGKSFRVGITGVPGVGKSTTIEALGMHLLELGHKVAVLAVDPSSTRTRGSILGDKTRMGQLSTAENAYIRPSPTSGTLGGVAKATRESIVLVEAAGFDVVLVETVGVGQSEVTVANMVDTFTFLTLARTGDSLQGIKKGVLELADVVVVNKADGKHLNEAKSAARELKNALKLIYPHDALWMPPVLTMSAIENTGVDEFWKTVVRHNETLTAAGEFTARRNQQQIDWTWAMVNDIVLSRLGDSPAVRGIRGDVEQQLRDGSLTPALAAQRIVDAFDER; this is translated from the coding sequence ATGGCGGTCCAACCGCGACGTCCCATCGATGTCGACGCGCTGGCCGACGCTGTCCTGGCCGATCGCCGCGCCGATCTGGCGCGTGCGATCACGCTCGTCGAGTCCAAGCGCGCCGATCACCGGGCCGCCGCCCAGGAGTTGTTGCTGAAGCTGACGCCGCACGCGGGCAAGTCGTTCCGCGTCGGCATCACCGGCGTCCCCGGCGTGGGCAAGTCGACGACGATCGAGGCGCTCGGCATGCACCTGCTGGAGCTGGGCCACAAGGTGGCGGTGCTCGCCGTCGACCCCAGTTCGACGCGCACGCGGGGCTCGATCCTGGGCGACAAGACCCGAATGGGCCAGCTGTCGACGGCCGAGAACGCCTACATCCGGCCGTCGCCGACGTCGGGCACGCTCGGCGGCGTGGCCAAGGCCACCCGCGAGAGCATCGTGCTCGTCGAGGCGGCCGGCTTCGACGTCGTGCTGGTCGAGACGGTGGGCGTCGGGCAGTCCGAGGTGACGGTCGCGAACATGGTCGACACGTTCACGTTCCTCACCCTGGCCCGCACCGGGGATTCGTTGCAGGGCATCAAGAAGGGTGTCCTCGAACTGGCCGACGTGGTCGTGGTGAACAAGGCCGACGGCAAACACCTCAACGAGGCGAAGAGCGCGGCACGCGAGTTGAAGAACGCGCTGAAGCTGATCTATCCGCACGACGCGCTGTGGATGCCGCCGGTGCTGACCATGAGCGCGATCGAGAACACCGGCGTCGACGAGTTCTGGAAGACCGTGGTACGCCACAACGAGACACTCACCGCGGCAGGGGAGTTCACCGCCCGCCGCAACCAGCAACAGATCGACTGGACCTGGGCGATGGTCAACGACATCGTGTTGTCCCGGCTCGGTGACTCACCCGCCGTGCGCGGGATCCGCGGCGACGTGGAGCAGCAGCTCCGGGACGGGTCGCTGACCCCGGCCCTCGCCGCGCAACGGATCGTGGACGCGTTCGACGAGCGCTGA